A single region of the Trachemys scripta elegans isolate TJP31775 chromosome 19, CAS_Tse_1.0, whole genome shotgun sequence genome encodes:
- the ANGPTL7 gene encoding angiopoietin-related protein 7 isoform X2 yields the protein MPVKVTMQLAWLCVITLSLAIYPAWLQKPPKRRTTNGNTQLKLMGCCDEMKELKLQIANLSTMLGSLSKKQEDDWVNVVMQVMELEGSTKQMESRLIDAESKYSEINSQIDIMQLQAAQTVTQTSADAVYDCSSLYQKNYRISGVYKLPPDEFLGSPDLEVYCDMETDGGGWTIIQRRKVGLISFNRDWKQYKEGFGNIRGDFWLGNENIYRLSRRPTLLRVELEDWEGNIRYAQYNQFTLSNELNSYRLFLGNYTGNTGRDSLRYHNNTAFSTKDKDNDKCVDDCVEFRKGGYWYNCCTDSNLNGVYYRKGEHTKNMDGITWYGWHGSTYSLKRVEMKIRPEDFKP from the exons ATGCCAGTGAAAGTCACTATGCAACTGGCATGGCTCTGTGTTATCACCTTGTCCTTGGCCATCTACCCAGCGTGGCTGCAGAAGCCTCCCAAGAGGAGAACGACCAACGGGAACACCCAGCTCAAACTGATGGGCTGCTGCGATGAGATGAAAGAGCTCAAGCTGCAGATAGCCAACCTGAGCACCATGCTGGGGTCGCTGAGCAAGAAGCAGGAAGACGACTGGGTGAACGTGGTTATGCAGGTGATGGAGCTGGAAGGGAGCACCAAGCAGATGGAGTCCCGGCTCATCGATGCCGAGAGCAAGTACTCCGAAATTAACAGCCAGATAGACATCATGCAGCTGCAGGCAGCCCAGACGGTCACGCAAACCTCAGCTG ATGCTGTCTATGACTGCTCATCCCTTTACCAGAAGAATTACAGAATCTCCGGTGTTTACAAGCTGCCTCCAGATGAATTCTTGGGGAGCCCTGACCTAGAG GTGTATTGTGACATGGAGACAGACGGTGGCGGCTGGACCATCATCCAGAGGCGCAAAGTTGGCCTGATCTCTTTCAACAGAGATTGGAAACAATACAAGGAAGGATTTGGCAATATCCGGGGAGATTTCTGGCTAGGGAATGAAAATATCTATCGGCTCTCCAGACGCCCGACCCTGCTGCGAGTAGAGCTGGAG GACTGGGAAGGCAACATCCGCTACGCACAATATAACCAGTTCACCCTGAGCAACGAGTTGAATAGCTACCGCCTTTTCCTGGGGAACTACACCGGCAACACAGGGCGTGACTCCCTAAGGTACCACAACAACACAGCCTTCAGCACCAAGGACAAGGACAATGACAAGTGCGTGGATGACTGTGTCGAGTTCCGTAAAG GTGGATACTGGTACAACTGCTGCACAGATTCCAACCTGAATGGGGTTTACTACCGCAAAGGGGAACACACCAAAAACATGGATGGAATCACCTGGTATGGTTGGCACGGCTCAACCTACTCTCTGAAAAGAGTCGAGATGAAGATCCGCCCAGAGGATTTCAAACCCTAG
- the ANGPTL7 gene encoding angiopoietin-related protein 7 isoform X1: MPVKVTMQLAWLCVITLSLAIYPAWLQKPPKRRTTNGNTQLKLMGCCDEMKELKLQIANLSTMLGSLSKKQEDDWVNVVMQVMELEGSTKQMESRLIDAESKYSEINSQIDIMQLQAAQTVTQTSAVDAVYDCSSLYQKNYRISGVYKLPPDEFLGSPDLEVYCDMETDGGGWTIIQRRKVGLISFNRDWKQYKEGFGNIRGDFWLGNENIYRLSRRPTLLRVELEDWEGNIRYAQYNQFTLSNELNSYRLFLGNYTGNTGRDSLRYHNNTAFSTKDKDNDKCVDDCVEFRKGGYWYNCCTDSNLNGVYYRKGEHTKNMDGITWYGWHGSTYSLKRVEMKIRPEDFKP, encoded by the exons ATGCCAGTGAAAGTCACTATGCAACTGGCATGGCTCTGTGTTATCACCTTGTCCTTGGCCATCTACCCAGCGTGGCTGCAGAAGCCTCCCAAGAGGAGAACGACCAACGGGAACACCCAGCTCAAACTGATGGGCTGCTGCGATGAGATGAAAGAGCTCAAGCTGCAGATAGCCAACCTGAGCACCATGCTGGGGTCGCTGAGCAAGAAGCAGGAAGACGACTGGGTGAACGTGGTTATGCAGGTGATGGAGCTGGAAGGGAGCACCAAGCAGATGGAGTCCCGGCTCATCGATGCCGAGAGCAAGTACTCCGAAATTAACAGCCAGATAGACATCATGCAGCTGCAGGCAGCCCAGACGGTCACGCAAACCTCAGCTG TAGATGCTGTCTATGACTGCTCATCCCTTTACCAGAAGAATTACAGAATCTCCGGTGTTTACAAGCTGCCTCCAGATGAATTCTTGGGGAGCCCTGACCTAGAG GTGTATTGTGACATGGAGACAGACGGTGGCGGCTGGACCATCATCCAGAGGCGCAAAGTTGGCCTGATCTCTTTCAACAGAGATTGGAAACAATACAAGGAAGGATTTGGCAATATCCGGGGAGATTTCTGGCTAGGGAATGAAAATATCTATCGGCTCTCCAGACGCCCGACCCTGCTGCGAGTAGAGCTGGAG GACTGGGAAGGCAACATCCGCTACGCACAATATAACCAGTTCACCCTGAGCAACGAGTTGAATAGCTACCGCCTTTTCCTGGGGAACTACACCGGCAACACAGGGCGTGACTCCCTAAGGTACCACAACAACACAGCCTTCAGCACCAAGGACAAGGACAATGACAAGTGCGTGGATGACTGTGTCGAGTTCCGTAAAG GTGGATACTGGTACAACTGCTGCACAGATTCCAACCTGAATGGGGTTTACTACCGCAAAGGGGAACACACCAAAAACATGGATGGAATCACCTGGTATGGTTGGCACGGCTCAACCTACTCTCTGAAAAGAGTCGAGATGAAGATCCGCCCAGAGGATTTCAAACCCTAG